A region of the Amycolatopsis sp. cg13 genome:
AATGCGGGTTACGTGCGGCGACGTCGAGCGCCTGGGTCCCGACGGACCCGGTGGAACCCAGCACGAGGACGCTTCGCGAAGTAGTCATCAGCAAGCATTATGGCCCGGGTCGTGTCCGCGCGGCGGCCAGCGGTGTGGGATCATGCGAGAGCACAACATCGGGCGGTTTGAAGGAGTGGTCGTGGCAGGCAAGGCGGTCGAGAAGCGCCCCGAGGTCGACCCGCGCGACGAGCCGTCGGCGGAGTGGGGCTGGCACGGCTCGTTCCCGAAGGCCACCCGCATCGCGGGCTGGCTGTCCGCGGCCATCCTGCTGGTGATGATCAAGGGCAACCACGAGAACAACACCGAGAACGTGTGGCTCGTCGGACTGGCCGCGTTCATCGTCCTGCTCCTGCTGCTCGACCTGCGCAAGAGCCGCACCGCCTGGCGCAAGTAAGCCCTGGCGCCAGCGGCCCCTGATTCGCTAGTTTCCGGGCCCATGAAGCCACGCTGGGCCGCGCTCGCCGCCGCCGTCATCGCCGGTCTTTCCCTGTGCACCGCGGCCCCGGCCAGCGCTGCCCCCTCGGTGAAGCCGCCGGTGGTGAAATGCACCTTCACGCCGACGCCGGAGAACCCGGCGGCGCGTCCCGTGCTGCGCCCGCTGCCGTTCGCGCTCACCCGCGGCACGATCGACGTCACCTTCCACTACAACTACGGCCCGGTCACCGTCCGCCTCAACAGCGGCGGAGCGGCCCCGTGCGCGGTCGCGAACATGGCGAGCCTGGTCCTGCAGCACTTCTACGACCGCTCCCAGTGCTGGCGGCTGACGAACTCCGCGCGCCTCGGAGTCCTGCAGTGCGGCGACATCTACGAGGTCGAAAAAGGCGGGCCCGGGTACAAGTTCCCGGACGAGGTCAGCGGGGCGGAGACCTACGAGCGCGGCACTGTGGCCATGGGGAACCAGGGGCCGGGGACGAACGGGTCGGAGTTCTTCATCGTGCATTCTTTCGCGCATATTCCAGCGAATTACTCGGTGCTGGGGCGTGTGGTGCGGGGGATGGACGTGCTGGACCGGATCGTGGCGGCTGGGATCATCCCTAGCGAACGCGGGCCGCTCGACGGTCTTCCCGCTAAGCCGGTGAAGATCGAACGCGTCAGCTTCGGCTTCTGAGATCCGGCGCCTCACCAGAACTGGCCGGGATTGTCGACGACATCCC
Encoded here:
- a CDS encoding DUF2631 domain-containing protein, producing MAGKAVEKRPEVDPRDEPSAEWGWHGSFPKATRIAGWLSAAILLVMIKGNHENNTENVWLVGLAAFIVLLLLLDLRKSRTAWRK
- a CDS encoding peptidylprolyl isomerase, translating into MKPRWAALAAAVIAGLSLCTAAPASAAPSVKPPVVKCTFTPTPENPAARPVLRPLPFALTRGTIDVTFHYNYGPVTVRLNSGGAAPCAVANMASLVLQHFYDRSQCWRLTNSARLGVLQCGDIYEVEKGGPGYKFPDEVSGAETYERGTVAMGNQGPGTNGSEFFIVHSFAHIPANYSVLGRVVRGMDVLDRIVAAGIIPSERGPLDGLPAKPVKIERVSFGF